The Pan paniscus chromosome 1, NHGRI_mPanPan1-v2.0_pri, whole genome shotgun sequence genome has a segment encoding these proteins:
- the NMNAT1 gene encoding nicotinamide/nicotinic acid mononucleotide adenylyltransferase 1 isoform X2, translating into MENSEKTEVVLLACGSFNPITNMHLRLFELAKDYMNGTGRYTVVKGIISPVGDAYKKKGLIPAYHRVIMAELATKNSKWVEVDTWESLQKEWKETLKVLRHHQEKLEASDCDHQQNSPTLERPGRKRKWTETQDSSQKKSLEPKTKAVPKVKLLCGADLLESFAVPNLWKSEDITQIVANYGLICVTRAGNDAQKFIYESDVLWKHRSNIHVVNEWIANDISSTKIRRALRRGQSIRYLVPDLVQEYIEKHNLYSSESEDRNAGVILAPLQRNTEEAKT; encoded by the exons ATGGAAAATTCCGAGAAGACTGAAGTGGTTCTCCTTGCTTGTGGTTCATTCAATCCCATCACCAACATGCACCTCAGGTTGTTTGAGCTGGCCAAGGACTACATGAATGGAACAG GAAGGTACACAGTTGTCAAAGGCATCATCTCTCCTGTTGGTGATGCCTACAAGAAGAAAGGACTCATTCCTGCCTATCACCGGGTCATCATGGCAGAACTTGCTACCAAGAATTCTAAATGGGTGGAAGTTGATACATGGGAAAGTCTTCAGAAGGAGTGGAAAGAGACTCTGAAGGTGCTAAG aCACCATCAAGAGAAATTGGAGGCTAGTGACTGTGATCACCAGCAGAACTCACCTACTCTAGAAAGGCCtggaaggaagaggaagtggaCTGAAACACAAGATTCTAGTCAAAAGAAATCCCTAGAGCCAAAAACAAAAG CTGTGCCAAAGGTCAAGCTGCTGTGTGGGGCAGATTTATTGGAGTCCTTTGCTGTTCCCAATTTGTGGAAGAGTGAAGACATCACCCAAATCGTGGCCAACTATGGGCTCATATGTGTTACTCGGGCTGGAAATGATGCTCAGAAGTTTATCTATGAATCGGATGTGCTGTGGAAACACCGGAGCAACATTCACGTGGTGAATGAATGGATCGCTAATGACATCTCATCCACAAAAATCCGGAGAGCCCTCAGAAGGGGCCAGAGCATTCGCTACTTGGTACCAGATCTTGTCCAAGAATACATTGAAAAGCATAATTTGTACAGCTCTGAGAGTGAAGACAGGAATGCTGGGGTCATCCTGGCCCCTTTGCAGAGAAACACTGAAGAAGCTAAGACATAG
- the NMNAT1 gene encoding nicotinamide/nicotinic acid mononucleotide adenylyltransferase 1 isoform X1, which translates to MRHNNKGGVTVFHLDQQLQVLTMENSEKTEVVLLACGSFNPITNMHLRLFELAKDYMNGTGRYTVVKGIISPVGDAYKKKGLIPAYHRVIMAELATKNSKWVEVDTWESLQKEWKETLKVLRHHQEKLEASDCDHQQNSPTLERPGRKRKWTETQDSSQKKSLEPKTKAVPKVKLLCGADLLESFAVPNLWKSEDITQIVANYGLICVTRAGNDAQKFIYESDVLWKHRSNIHVVNEWIANDISSTKIRRALRRGQSIRYLVPDLVQEYIEKHNLYSSESEDRNAGVILAPLQRNTEEAKT; encoded by the exons ATGCGACACA aCAACAAGGGAGGTGTCACAGTTTTCCATTTAGATCAACAACTTCAAGTTCTTACCATGGAAAATTCCGAGAAGACTGAAGTGGTTCTCCTTGCTTGTGGTTCATTCAATCCCATCACCAACATGCACCTCAGGTTGTTTGAGCTGGCCAAGGACTACATGAATGGAACAG GAAGGTACACAGTTGTCAAAGGCATCATCTCTCCTGTTGGTGATGCCTACAAGAAGAAAGGACTCATTCCTGCCTATCACCGGGTCATCATGGCAGAACTTGCTACCAAGAATTCTAAATGGGTGGAAGTTGATACATGGGAAAGTCTTCAGAAGGAGTGGAAAGAGACTCTGAAGGTGCTAAG aCACCATCAAGAGAAATTGGAGGCTAGTGACTGTGATCACCAGCAGAACTCACCTACTCTAGAAAGGCCtggaaggaagaggaagtggaCTGAAACACAAGATTCTAGTCAAAAGAAATCCCTAGAGCCAAAAACAAAAG CTGTGCCAAAGGTCAAGCTGCTGTGTGGGGCAGATTTATTGGAGTCCTTTGCTGTTCCCAATTTGTGGAAGAGTGAAGACATCACCCAAATCGTGGCCAACTATGGGCTCATATGTGTTACTCGGGCTGGAAATGATGCTCAGAAGTTTATCTATGAATCGGATGTGCTGTGGAAACACCGGAGCAACATTCACGTGGTGAATGAATGGATCGCTAATGACATCTCATCCACAAAAATCCGGAGAGCCCTCAGAAGGGGCCAGAGCATTCGCTACTTGGTACCAGATCTTGTCCAAGAATACATTGAAAAGCATAATTTGTACAGCTCTGAGAGTGAAGACAGGAATGCTGGGGTCATCCTGGCCCCTTTGCAGAGAAACACTGAAGAAGCTAAGACATAG
- the NMNAT1 gene encoding nicotinamide/nicotinic acid mononucleotide adenylyltransferase 1 isoform X3, producing MRHNNKGGVTVFHLDQQLQVLTMENSEKTEVVLLACGSFNPITNMHLRLFELAKDYMNGTGRYTVVKGIISPVGDAYKKKGLIPAYHRVIMAELATKNSKWVEVDTWESLQKEWKETLKVLRHHQEKLEASDCDHQQNSPTLERPGRKRKWTETQDSSQKKSLEPKTKDGDSLYHPGWSAVA from the exons ATGCGACACA aCAACAAGGGAGGTGTCACAGTTTTCCATTTAGATCAACAACTTCAAGTTCTTACCATGGAAAATTCCGAGAAGACTGAAGTGGTTCTCCTTGCTTGTGGTTCATTCAATCCCATCACCAACATGCACCTCAGGTTGTTTGAGCTGGCCAAGGACTACATGAATGGAACAG GAAGGTACACAGTTGTCAAAGGCATCATCTCTCCTGTTGGTGATGCCTACAAGAAGAAAGGACTCATTCCTGCCTATCACCGGGTCATCATGGCAGAACTTGCTACCAAGAATTCTAAATGGGTGGAAGTTGATACATGGGAAAGTCTTCAGAAGGAGTGGAAAGAGACTCTGAAGGTGCTAAG aCACCATCAAGAGAAATTGGAGGCTAGTGACTGTGATCACCAGCAGAACTCACCTACTCTAGAAAGGCCtggaaggaagaggaagtggaCTGAAACACAAGATTCTAGTCAAAAGAAATCCCTAGAGCCAAAAACAAAAG atggagactcgctctatcacccaggctggagtgcagtggcatga